In Haliovirga abyssi, the sequence TTCAAGGTAAGGACCATTCCAATTTCCAGCTATAGGATATGTTATTGGCTTTTCTGTTAATGCCCTTAATCCTTGTTCTGTAGTAGGATAATTCTTATTATCTAACCAATAATTATCAAGTGCCATTTGTATTATTTTAATCTGATTCTTCGTTGTAACTTTTTCAGCTTGTGATACTCGATTAAAAAGATTTGGCCCTATAGTTGCTGCTAAAAATCCTATTATCACAACTACTATTATAATTTCTATCAATGTAAATCCATTTTCTTTTTTCTTATTCATTAAAAACTCCTCTCACAAAATATAATAAACTTCTTTTTTAAAGACACTTAGGAACGTTTAAAAAATAATCTTCTCATATTTTGTTATAAAAACGCTTAAAACATTGCGTATTTTAAAGCAAAATGGGAATGTTATTTTTAAGCCATTCCTTATTATAATTTTTCTATACCTGCTAAATTAATTATTGGTATCAGCATTGCATAAATTAATACTCCAAATATAATTCCTATAATTATTATTACCAGTGGTTCAAATACTTTTGAAAATATTGCTATATTACTCTTTAATTCATCATTCAATGTATCTGATAAATCTGCAAAAGACAGACCTAAATCCCCACTATTTTCTCCTACTTTTAAAAGTTGAAAAAATAGATTATCATATAAAAAATTCCCATTTAATGATTCTGATAATTTATTACCATTTACAACTTTTGTTATTATCTTTTCAACTTCATTTTTTAAATATTGATTTTTTGTAAGTGTTTTTGATATTTCTAGAGATTTTATAAGCGAAACTTTACTATTTAATAATCCACTCATCATTGATGAAAAGTTATACAGAAAAAATTTTCTATAACTTTTATTAACAAAAGGTATTATTAATAGATATTTATATACTTTTCGCTTTAGAAATTCTGAATTAAAAAAAATATAACTTAAAACAATAAATATCATGCTAACCGCAAAAATACTTATTATATTCTTTTCAAATAAGTTCACTAAATCAATAATCACACTTGTAATTTTAGGAAGTTTTTGCCCATAATTATCATATATCTGCTTAAATCTTGGAAGTACATACCCAAACATTACTGCCACTGATATTATTCCAACAAAAATTAAAATAACCGGATAAGTCAATGTTGATATTATGAATTTCCTGAAATTCATTTTTTCATAAATTGTTTTTTTTAGTTCTTCAAAAACAGCCTTTATAAATCCTCCTTCTTCTCCAGCTTTTATCATACTTATATATCTTTGATCAAAATATCCAGGATATGAAGATAATGCTATTGAAAAGCTTTCACCTTTTCTTACTTTTTCATATATAGCATCATAAACTTTTCTGGCATATTTATTCTTTGTGAGATTTGTTGCTGTTTCTAATGATTCTCCCAGATTCATACCTGATTTTAATAGTGTATTCATATTTTTTGTAAATATATATATATCTTTTAGACTTGCTCTTTTAGAAAAGATTGTTGCTATTTCCTCTTTTATTTCATATATTGTTATCTCTTTTCTATTTAAATCATTTAAAGCTTGCTGCTCATTTGTAGATTCCACTGTTCCTTCTACTTTTTCTCCTTTTTTATTATATCCTTTATACTTGTATAAAGACATTTTACCTCCTAACCACTTGTAACTCTTATCACTTCTTCTATTGTTGTTATGCCATCTTCTATTTTCTTTTCTCCATCTTCAAAAATTGTTCTCATACCATTTTTCTTTGATTCTTTTATAATATCCTGTAATTCTCTTTTTTCTGAAATCATTCTTTTTATATCATCTGTTATATTCATTACTTCAAATAGTCCTAATCTTCCTACATATCCAATATCATTACATGTTATACATCTTTTATGGCTCTCATCTTTTAGTTTCTTCTCTTCTTTACAATCTGGACATATTTTTCTAACAAGTCTTTGTGCAATAATTCCTTTTAAAGATGCTGCAAGCAAGTAATCTTCTACTCCAAGATCTTTTAATCTCATTATCGAACTCGGTGCATCATTTGTATGTAATGTTGCCAATACAAGATGACCAGTTAAAGCTGCCTGAACTGCTATCTTCGCTGTTTCAGTATCTCTTATTTCTCCTATCATTATAATATCTGGATCCTGTCTCAATATCGATCGCAAGCCATTTGCAAATGTAAAATTTATTTCTGGCTTTACTTGCATCTGGTTCACTCCACTTATCTGATATTCTATTGGATCTTCTATTGTTATTATTTTTTTTTCTGAAGCATTTAGATAGTTTAAAGTTGCATAAAGTGTCGTTGTTTTCCCACTTCCTGTGGGTCCCGTGACTAGTATAATTCCCGTTGTATTCTTTAATATCTCATAATATTTTTTTAAATTATAGGTATCAAATCCTATATTTTCAAGCTTTAATAAACTTTTTTTCTTATCAAGTATTCTCAATGTTATATTTTCACCATTTATTATTGGTGCTATGGCTACTCTTATGTCCACTTCTCTTGAAAAAATTTTTATCCTTATTCTTCCATCCTGCGGGATTCTTCTTTCTGCTATATCAAGTGATGCCATTATTTTTATTCTTGTTACTAATGCTGGTGCTATATACAATGGTAAAATGCCTATATTTATCAGTACTCCATCCACTCTATATCTTACCACAACTCCTTGTTCAAAAGGTTCTATATGAATATCGCTTGAGTCCCTTTTTACTGCATTTGCTATAATCATATTTACTAGATTAATTATTGGAGCTTCATTTGCCATCTCTTCTATATCTTCTACATTTTTTATATTCTCATTTTCTAAAAAACTTTTAAATCCTGTTATATCTACTTCTCCAAGTATATCTGATTTCCATTCTTCTTTTTCATAATCCAATTTAATAAATTCTTCATTTTCAAGTTTTTCTATTTTCACTTTTTTTCCTAAAAACACCTCTATTTCATGAATAACTTGTGCATTATGATTAAGCTTCGAAAAAAAAATTATACTATTTTTATCTTTTTCCTTTATTATTAAATTGTATTTTTTTATAATTTTTTCTATATTCCTCATTAATTCCCTACCCTTTTTTTAAATTTTATCGTCTTAAAAAAATTTTCATTCTTAACTATAATCGAATCTAAATTTATCTGTGACAACTTCCATTTCCCATATACAATATCCCCTTCTTTAAAAATTTTATTCTCATCATGAATTATTATAAGTACTTTATTATTTTCCTTTTCATTTATTATTCCTACTAATTTTACGCCGTTTAACTCAGGAGCCCTTATAAAACTCTTCTCTTTTAATCCTTTTTCGTCTTTTTTTTTAGATAAACTAAATAATTTTTTACTGTGTAATTTTACAATATATTTCCCAATATCTTCCTGCTTTTTATCCATATATTTGTTTTTATTTTTATTCTCAATGGTTTTTTGCTTTCTTTTATCTTTTTCATACTTCATCAAAGAAATTCTGTTTTCTAATTCTTCACCTTTTATAATATCTATTCCACTGTTTTTTGTCTCTGACCACATATCATATGAAACATACACTCCACATAAAATTAACGCATATAATAATACCTTAAACTGCACACAAAACCCCCTCTTTAAACATAATTTTATCAATCAAAAACTAATTAAAAAAAAGTATATCATTATTTTTATTTTTTTTCAATAGTTTCTTGACATTCTTTTCATAATATTGTATCTTTTAAAGAAAATCTATAGGAGAAATTTCATTATGAATACAAAAAACAGAGGTTTTATATTAATTTTTATTTTATGGATAATATCAATTATATCTTTAATCACAAGCTATCTGATTACTAATTATTCTTTTAATAGAAAAAACTCTTTTAACTATATTAATCATACTGATTCAGATATGGCTATAATATCTGGATTCAATAAAGCTATCTCAATTTTAAAAAATGATGAAACAAAATATGATTTTAAATCTGATAATTGGAATAATCTTTTTTCAGATAAATTAAATAACTTTGTATATCATGTAAAAATCTCTGATGTTGGAAGCTTGTTAAATATCAATTTTTATTCTAGAAGTGATATTAACAAAAACAGTTCCAAGTATATTCCTAATATGATACTAAATTCCAATGGTAGCGACTCTAAATATTTTGATGTATATAGTAAATTTAATTTTTATCTTTACAGCATCAAAACTCTTGAGAAAAAACTTACTTATGATAAATTTAATTTTGAAGAAATAAATAATATTATTACAACTTTTGATGAGAATTTTAAAATAAAAAGTTTTAATATAAACGTTACTAATGTTATTAATTCTCTTAATTTAACAGCCGAAAAAAAAGAACTATTTACTAATTATTTTATGACTGTTGGTTCCTTAAATATAAACATTCTTACTAAAGAACAATTGAATTTTATTTTTAATATATGCAAATCAAAAGAATTTAGAAATTATAAATCAGATATCATTGAATATATGAACAATAACTCAATTGACAAAATTAGTTCTATATTTGATAATAATATTGTTCCTAAAAATTTAGAACATGTTTTTAGAAATATCTTTAATACTTCTTCAAATATATTTTCTATTAAAATATCTAACAACAATAATAAAATCTTAGCAAGAATTGTTGTTAAACGAAATTTTAAAGAAAAAAAAGAAAGCACATTTTCTGTGCTTTCTTGGAATGAATATTTTGATTAAGTAGTTGATTAAAAAACCAATTCTATCAAAATTATATATCCATCTTTTCTTTCTATTACAAATATTTTATTAGGAGCATTTGCTAAATGAATTATATCTTTATATCCTGTCCTTGATATATTAAATATTTTACAGCTTTATAACTTCCAATTATATTATTAGAGTTAATATAAATTATATTTTTTCATCTTCTTTTTGATCAATTATAACAATTTTATATCATTTTTTAGAAAGCAGGTTTGTTTCTTCAACTTTTTGATATTCTTCTTCTGTAACTACAAAAAAACAAAACATTATATTCAATTTCATCTGCACACTCAACTACTAAGGAATGGCTTAAAAATAACCTTCCCATTTTGTTTTAAAATACGCAATAATTTAAGCATTTTTATAACAAAATATAAGAAACTTATTTTTTAAACGTTCCTAAAGCTATAAAATTAGAAAAACAAGATAAATCTACTATTCTTCCGTTTACATTTTTAATAGTATCAAGTATAAATAATCCTATTATTTTTTCTCCAACTAAAGCCATTCACCTTAATACAAAAACAAAAGAATGGGAAAATAGTCAGGAAATAGCTTATTATTTTTCAACTGAAATTTGTTCAGCAAAATTATTATGTGAAAGAATTAGAGGTCATTGGAGAATAGAAAACTGTAATCATTATGTTAGAGATGAGACTTTAAAAGAAGACAAATCAAGAATAAGAATTAATGCAAATATTATGTTAAAATTAAGAAGCTTTGTTTTAAATATTTTAAGAATAAATAATATTAAAAATATTAGCAAAGAATTATGGAATAATGTATTAAATGTAGATAGAATATTTAAATATGTTGGCTTATATTAATAAGCAAGTTTGTTTCAAATGTAGCATTGAACGGCCCTGCTTTTTAACCACACTTTCCCCTATTTTCCAATCAACTCCAACCAAATAACCCCCGCCATATATTGCTTCATCATCTATTACCTATACCAAACGTTTTCCTGCTAAA encodes:
- a CDS encoding GspE/PulE family protein; amino-acid sequence: MRNIEKIIKKYNLIIKEKDKNSIIFFSKLNHNAQVIHEIEVFLGKKVKIEKLENEEFIKLDYEKEEWKSDILGEVDITGFKSFLENENIKNVEDIEEMANEAPIINLVNMIIANAVKRDSSDIHIEPFEQGVVVRYRVDGVLINIGILPLYIAPALVTRIKIMASLDIAERRIPQDGRIRIKIFSREVDIRVAIAPIINGENITLRILDKKKSLLKLENIGFDTYNLKKYYEILKNTTGIILVTGPTGSGKTTTLYATLNYLNASEKKIITIEDPIEYQISGVNQMQVKPEINFTFANGLRSILRQDPDIIMIGEIRDTETAKIAVQAALTGHLVLATLHTNDAPSSIMRLKDLGVEDYLLAASLKGIIAQRLVRKICPDCKEEKKLKDESHKRCITCNDIGYVGRLGLFEVMNITDDIKRMISEKRELQDIIKESKKNGMRTIFEDGEKKIEDGITTIEEVIRVTSG
- the gspG gene encoding type II secretion system major pseudopilin GspG: MNKKKENGFTLIEIIIVVVIIGFLAATIGPNLFNRVSQAEKVTTKNQIKIIQMALDNYWLDNKNYPTTEQGLRALTEKPITYPIAGNWNGPYLEKKEIPKDAWGNKFEYRSPGYNNPEKYDIWSNGEDGIEGGKDSDDITNW
- a CDS encoding type II secretion system F family protein, giving the protein MSLYKYKGYNKKGEKVEGTVESTNEQQALNDLNRKEITIYEIKEEIATIFSKRASLKDIYIFTKNMNTLLKSGMNLGESLETATNLTKNKYARKVYDAIYEKVRKGESFSIALSSYPGYFDQRYISMIKAGEEGGFIKAVFEELKKTIYEKMNFRKFIISTLTYPVILIFVGIISVAVMFGYVLPRFKQIYDNYGQKLPKITSVIIDLVNLFEKNIISIFAVSMIFIVLSYIFFNSEFLKRKVYKYLLIIPFVNKSYRKFFLYNFSSMMSGLLNSKVSLIKSLEISKTLTKNQYLKNEVEKIITKVVNGNKLSESLNGNFLYDNLFFQLLKVGENSGDLGLSFADLSDTLNDELKSNIAIFSKVFEPLVIIIIGIIFGVLIYAMLIPIINLAGIEKL